CCatttgttcaataatacattgttttttcatataatttttaatttcttgAATACTAGGTACTGAGGGGTCCCTCCATTTTCTAAAAATTAAATTTCTCGTTGCCAGAATTGCcccatttctaatttttttttcatctGAATTTGTTGAGGATTCTATAAGAAATACCACCTCagcctctcctctctatctccttctatttcctctccctccctctcttctctctctcctgctcttttttttctctctctctccttctaacttctctcttaccctccctctcttctctcacCCCTTTTCTTCCTTCTCCCTATCTCCCTCTCTTCTCATAtgatcttatctctctctctctctctctctctctctctctctctctctctctctctctctctctctctctctctatctatctctcattCTCCTCCtatctcctctcccccctccttcttctctctccccttttcctcCTCTCTTCTATCTCTCCTTATCCTCTTTTCTTCcactttttctctatctctccctctcctaCTCTCTTCTATCTCTCCCCATCCTCCTTTCTTCTTTCTATCATCCTCTATCTCCTATTTTCTATTGCTCTCTCCTCttcttatctctctcttttttcttttctctctcttgacttttttctctttcctctctcttcagaGAAACCCATTTCATAAAGTTACAGAAGTACAATTTTTGTGCTTATGTTGCCTCCAGAGGCTGTTTGGAACTCTGACCAAGAACCAAATGGTCACTCTGGTTGAGCTCCAGATATCATGTGTAGAGATGGGACAGTCATCACTGCAACACTCCACTGATTTGGGCTTTATGGTCAGTGTGGCCAGACGGAAGCCTCTCCTCATTGCAAGACACATAAAATCCAGCTTGGAATTTGCAAAAAAAGCTCCCAAAGGACTTTCATTCTATGAGAAACAAGATTCTCTTGTCTGAAAATTGAACTGTTTGGCCTCAATTCCCAGCGGCATGTCTGGAGGAAACCAGACACCACTGATTACCTGTGCAAAACTATGCCAATGGTGAAGCATGGTGGTGATAGCATCATGCTGTGTTGGTATTTTTCAGAGACAGGGACTGGGGGACTTGCCAGGGTTGAGGAAAAGCTGAGCCCAGCAAAATACAGAGATAtctttaatgaaaacctggtccAGAGCACTCAGGACCTCAGACTGTGCTGAAGGTTTACCTTTCAACAGGAAGAATGGCAGAATAGCCCCAAATCCATAGAAGAATTGCAGAACGTCCCCAAATCTAGGTGAACAAAGCTTATTGCACTATATTTGGCTTTAGTCACAAAGGTGCTTCGACTAAGTGCTGAGCTAAGGGTCTGAATACTTATGTCAATGTGATAGTTcagtttttctttttaatacatttGCAAAGTTATCAAAAGTCTGGGTTTTGTTTTGCCATTATTGGGTATGGAGtgaagctttataaaaaaaataaattaaaaaagtaaaacattttagcAAAagacataacaaaattaaaaaaatattaaggggtctgaatactttctgaatgcaatgtaagtgtaatgtgtatgtgtgtgtgtatatatatatatatatatatatatataaatactttcaTAGGGCATCATGagtaaaatatattcattttacctcattgtttcatttttataattGTATAATTGGCACAATACTAACATTTACGTTTTTGGAATGGGTTACCCTGGAAATTCTAAATAAGTTTGTCAATAAGAGGATATTTTCATATTATTTTACCTAGTTCTATTGCTAATAATATCTGACTTGGTCAATCAAATACGTGCTGTATAGATGCAGGAAGAATAAATGTGTCTGATTTACAACCTCATATTTTCCTCTCATTTGATGACTATGACATCTTtgtatgtaaaaaagaagaagaaaaaaaaaaatcacagaggaAAACCACAGACTTATTAAAATGCAATCACACATTACAGATACCAGTGGAAACCCCTGTGCAAGCAGAGGTCCCTATAAAATAATGGGTCAGGACACAAGCATCTCACAACACTCACCTGCAATTCTTTCATCACATAGAGAAGGAGCACAAGacgcacaatgagtttgctaacaatGGTAAGTATTAATATTACTGGTGTTGTTACCTACAGAATGCCAGACAGTTCAACCAGTAGTTAAGAGAGAGGACATTCTATCTAAGGGAGTTTATATAGCACTTATTAGTTATTGAGCGTTATttggcaatatttatataaaaggcTGATTACTGTGTTGACTTTGATTGTATAACAGTAGTAATATCAGATAAAAGAACAGCAAGCTGTGGAGCCGAAGTAGCTTTGTTTTGTTTAGTGATATTGTAGCTGAAgagctgttagaaaatatagacCGGAGGTAAACACAATTTATGTTGAATTTAAAGATCATCATGAAATGACATCTACATAAGCATTTTGTTttctctgaaaaaaataattatctatCTAGCAatctacctatctgtctgtctatctatctatctatctatctatctatctatctatctatctatctatctatcgtctatctatctatctatctatctatctatctatctatctatctgtctgtctatcatctgtctatctttctatcattcatctatctatctatctatctatctatctatctatctatctatctatctatctatctatcatctatctatctatctatctatctatctatctatctatctatctatctatctatctatctatctatctgtctgtctgtctgtctgtctgactctAATGTCTATTTTTCTATGTTATtaatattagtagtagtagtagtgtacATATATGGTCACATACTAAAgtgttactatatatattatatgcaattgtttaaagggacagtctacaccagaatttttatttttttaaaagatagataatccctttattacccatttcccagttttgcataactaacacatttataataatatacttttaacctctgtgattatcttgtatgtaagcctctgcaaactgccccttttttcagttcttttgacagacttgcagtctagccaatcagtgcctgctcccagataacttctcgtgcacgagcacagtgttatctatatgaaatacgtgaactaacaccctctagtggtgaaaaactgttaaaatgcaatctgaaagaggtgggcttcaaggtctaagaaattagcatatgaacctcctaggttaagctttcaactagaataccaagataacaaagcaaaattggtgatacaagtaaaatggaaaattgtttaaaatgacatgctctatctgaatcatgaaagtttattttggcctagactgtccttttaagctattAATCATCTGAATTTTGCTAATAGTGTCTTGTAAGTATCTGAAGGACTAGAAAAACTTTTTGTTTCCaattttgtattaataaacttGTGAAATGATAGCAAGGTGGACAATGCTAATGTGACTATTTCTTCCCTTCCTTCTTTCAGTTTCACATCCCATTGTTACTAGTTATGCTGGGAGCCAGTATAATAGTGTCTGTCCATGGTGTAGATCTGCATCATCTCAACAAAGGATGCCCACCCAGAAGCATGGCATTTCCACCAGTAGTGAGGGTCAGCCTGAATATCAGCGGGCAAGTCCATAATGTGGCAAATGACATCAGAAAACGCTCCACCTCACCCTGGGAATACAggtaacatttatatattttatgttaatgGAAAACAATTTCAAGAATGTTTTTTTTCTGGTTTATGAGCTAAtataaatatactagtcctaaagcccgttcacacgggccattttttgcaatacagcggtcccaccccttgcactctctccctccccctctcttttgctctctctttcccccctctcttttgctctctctctccctctcttttgtgctgtccccccctctcttttgcgctctctcttgctccacctctcttttgctctctctaccccctctctttggctctctctatccccctctcttttgttctctctcccctctcttttgctctttccccactctttttgctccctctctcccccctctcttttgctttctctccccctctcttttgctctctcccccctctcttttgcgctctctccccctctcttttgcgctctctctctcccctctcttttgtgctctctccctctctcttttgcgctctctctccccttctctattgcgctctctctctccccctcccttttaaactctctctctccccctctcttttgcgctctctccccttctcgtttgcgctctctcccaactctcttttacactctctctcttccctctcttttgtgctgtctctctccctctcttttgtgctctctctctccccctctctttgcgatctgtccccactctcttttggctctctctctccccctctcttttgcgctctctctcttccccctctcttttgcgctctctcccccctgtcttttgctctgtctctctccacatccctctcttttgctttgtatctctccccatccctctcttttgctctttctccccctctcttttgcgctctctctctccaccctctcttttgcgcactctctctctccccctctcttttgcgctttttcactccccctctcttttgctctctctttcccctctcttttgcactctctcgctccccctttctctctcccccctctcatttgcgctctctctttcccactctcttttgcactctctctccctcctctcttttgtgctctctctccccctctcttttgcactctctcccccctctcttttgcactctctcccacctgtattttgctctctctctccatccctctcttttgctctctctctttccccctcttattttctctctccccctctcttttgctctctctctcttccctctattttgctcattcccatatcttttgctctttcccctctattttgctctctctcccccctctcttgcactttcccatctattttgttctctccccctctcttactatctctctccccttctctttctatctctctcccctctatccctctcaTGCGCGCGCCCAGCcacgccaggtgtgtttgtcctcgtgcgcaggctctactgtgcatgacagcttcggacaaacacacttggggctccatgtactaagcagtcagcgagctacccgcaacaaatctcgcgtcaaaactcgcaaactgatatgtacaaagttgtcaactatgttcaaactcgcatctttaaaattgcgagcgtacttatccgccaaacctcgctacgtctccatttttcactgtaattagacacatttgaccaccaactcgccaaaaacgaatgtactaaaaaatctatttgtccgctcgctacaatttccgctcccacctcgttatttttgcctcgccaccttttaggtggcgggcaaggtacaaaacaataggaaagtcaatctagacgccagtctagacatatataaaaggcagtaatatcagcattgtacagcataactggcgtctaatttgtctctcatttccatgaacataaattgcgccaaatttgtcgactgtaattaaagagtaatctatattttaaatttgtattgtatagttgtcaatctttataattatttttatattaatatttatatattatcagatccagatgaagccatatccaaattgtaaataaatattacaaaaatatttgttatcactctgttatctgttatcgctctgttaacactcttcaaaaaattttgaacaataataaagttgtttagataagttgaacttttataggagcaaaattctattcccgcgactactatgatgttcgtgacaccttgcatgtcacgtgttaataattggccagacaattcaactgaaagttaagtacatcagcttagtcgcggcgagcgaggcgtcaaatttatcaataatccgccactgctcgcggcgggctagacttgtctatttattgggggattattagtacatagtgacagcggacaccatttcgcccgcggcgagtaacggcgagtttatccgcgtctaaaatgatggatgaattgacggcttagtacatggagcccttggccttttattatataggatatatatttaaatttttgctaGCTCCAGTTACAAAAACTCCAAAAAATCCTTCACCAGAACAGTGTTAAGTCAGTTTTaattcagtcaatttttttttttattgaaaattaattCAGTAGATCACACTGGTGAAACTGAAAACAAGTAGAGCACATCTCAAATATGTATGAATTGACTTGTTCTTCAGGATTCTAAAAGCAGCAAGGTACTATGGATATACAGCATctaatataatatatgtttttatcctacAGTCTTGATATTGATCAGAACAGATACCCCCATGTCATCGCTGAAGCTAAATGCCAGCATGATGGATGTTTGGATTCTGAGGGTAACGTGGACTTCAGCATGAATTCTATCCCCATCAGACAGGAGATGCTGGTCCTGCGTCGGGAGCTCAGAGGATGCAACTACAACTTTAAATTGGCAAAGAAGATAGTTACTGTTGGCTGCACTTGCGTCAGACCCATTATccaacatataatgtaggtggagaccATCTATTCTCTGCAAAACGTAGCAAATAACAGTAATAGAAAGTAAACATTGTTCAGAAACACATAAAGTGCACAGTAATTATGCAGCAATATttgttgcaatatatttatttaaaaatatatatttacttatacaaATAACCAGTATatttatggatatgtatgtatgttatgtatttatttatttctgtctaTAACAAATATTTATTCTTGTTGTGTCTCTTTTATTCATTAATACtttttctaatagtaaatatgGTACAAAAGTAGAATATTTATAATTCCTGAAACCAAGAAAAGATTTTTAGAAATATTTTCAGTGAAAGGTGCTTGGTAACTGATCAATAACATTAGTATTTGCTCTCATGGGGTGGGCAGTATGtgacagtttccctttaaagggaaataaaacactaGTAACTACTagacgtcatatatatatatatatacacacacacacacagtgacagagtGTTAGGGAGAGTTGTGGATGAGGTGTTTTTAGGACCCagtattttaaaaaatgataacCCTGATATGAGTGATAATACAGGGAAAGACTGTGTTTAAAGTAACCTGTTTAGTTATTGTTTATTATGGATTGGTTGTATTCCCTGGGAAAGACTTTTAAGGAATTACAACTGATAATATTGTATGTGACCCCAGGATGATCAAATATTTCAAAAGTCTGTCCCAGTTTTGTCACACTGGAGCAATTGAGGTCTTTCACAGCCTTGTCCTCAAATATCAGCCAAAAAAATAATTCACTTTTCAATGGATGCAATGGATGCCTAGCTCTAGCACACAACTGCAACACCAAACATATGCAAGAACGCAtccaaaaataaacaataaacagtggACTGTATGGACAACTGAAATTTAAGGCAGTTTTCCCAAAAAGTAAAAACGAGTGGCAATTGAGACCTATTTATGAGTCAATGAAAATGGACCACATATATACCATGATTGCCGATGTACTGTGTTTGGCTTCTGGCAAATTTGATTCTACTTGGGAACCTTGAAATGCTACACTGCCTAATAACATTGCTACTAAACCACGTCCATCAAAAGAAACACTGTTGTTAATGTCAAAGTCCCGCTTCATTACAAAATAAATAGAAATGCATCATGTATAAATGCTGTTTTAATGTCATAATGTTTCTAATACAAATagttttgttgaaaaataaaaatgttcattaCTGATtataattttcttttgtttttcattcagtgtcacAGGGTGTCATTATACAAATTGAGTGTCATTATACTAACAGCCTGTATACAAATAGTCGTAAAttagagtaggtagacaacagtattTGTAAGTAAAGACCAGCATGACcagggaggggggagagtgtgATCATAGTGTGGTGGTGGGATTAGAGGTtgggaaatcgatctgggagggggttaaATGAAGTCGGGgggcagcaacactacagaaaaagtgtgtgttttattaaataaagttgTCAAATTTTGGAAAACGGGGTTCctgcagatagctgccagtacctaagatggtggtaaatagttagaagggggagggttagagagatttttgggagggatcagggaggaggGAAGGTAAGAGGGTAATCCTACAATaagaacaatattaataataaaatgtatataaaaataaaaaaaaggtttaaaactgcatactggcagacagaTGAGGGTGACCATTGCCATGAGGACTCCAGCTACTCTCCTTTTTTGGTTGTTATCTATCTTTTCATTGAATTTCCTAGACTTTTGCAGCACTGAATAATGCGTTTTGGACGAATCATATGGAATGAATGTtctgaaaaattacttttttagaATATTAGTGTGTGTCAGGGTTGATACTGTGAAAGAATCAAGTGTGCAGTACTTAGCTAGTATAATTGTTTAAGAATAGTATATAGGTATATGTtattacactttagttatgaatgtaGCTACTTAGTAACAAAACACACCTTATAATTGTAAGGTAAGTTAATATCAGTAGCTGATGATATTTCAGTCAGTGAGGTTTCATAAGTTATATTGTAACTGGGAATTCCTCAGAGAGTGAGTGAATgtgatcacaatatatatatactggctgCAGGTATAATATGCAGACAGACTGGCTGCAGGTATAATATGTAGTATACAGTATAGCAGGATAAGTAGAATAACCAGAATTATGTTTACATTAGAGAGGTTGTAAGCTTATCAATAGTTGAGAACCTATTGCTTTACAAGTTTAGCATGTAATGCACTTGATGGAACTGTATCGATAAAAAGATTGCTGAGCATTCATGCAGACAGTGAAAAAAAGGAACCGCTATGACTAATACTGAGTAGAAGCAAAGGAAATGCTAAGATAGCGAGATCAACAGCTGATGCAGACAAAAGTTATGATGTAtacacactagtgatgtcgcgaacagttctgccgcgaatagtttgcagcgaacatagcatgttcacgttcgcagcggacggcgaacatatgcgatgttcgatctgccccctattcgtcatcattgagtaaactttgaccctgtagctcacagtcacaagacacattccagccaatcagcagcagacactccctcccagaccctcccacctcctggacagcaaaaaatacttaaaagactaactactctgaaaggaaaacctatgcatacgaaaataacagtGATTTTAATGTACAGTGAGCTGGAAAGGAGCACATTTTGATTTATATTAGACTTAATATTCAGGTTTACACATACACCGGTTTCTTCCTGTGTACTTCGtcctccattgtgaacttttacatagcagagagctcttattATTTCCATGGGAGACATCCCGTTACTCGCAGAGACCACCCACCTTCTTTGATAATTGCATAAAACCAGTCCTTTGGAGGATAAACatgtttttttcacaattttgcTTGCAAACTTTTGATTATCAGCCCCTTTCAGCCTGATGTTCTgaagctctccactcagatgagataaTCGAAAATAATCCTCCAGCGCTGTGAGATCCCTCATCTTTTGAGATAGTAACCCTTATAAGTCTTACATTCAAGTGTTTAAaagttacattgatgacctgtttgtgTGAAGTGGGCCTAAGAAGAAATACAACCCTTTTTTGATTGGTTAAACATAAACCATGTGGGTTTGAGATTCACTTTTGAAAACCCCACCACACAAATTAACTGTCTAGACTTGACTCTGATAGGTTCCACGGATGACAGAACAATCTCTAAAGTTTACTGGAAGCCCATTTCAGGGAATTCCCTGCTTTACGCCTCTAGCTGTCATCCTAGATATACTCCATATGCAGTGGCTAAGGGCCAATTTACCCAATTAAGGAGAAACTGCACAGAATATACAGACTATCATTGTGAGGCTGATCTTTTAGTGGAGATATTGAGGGAGAGAAAATATTTCCTGAGGGATATCAATAGGGCAAGAAAGGCAGTGGAGGCCGCAGATGATGGGCTAACTGGACTGGTTGAGGAGGGTTTGACATTCTCCTCCAGGAGATGTGTCACCTTGGGAGGGATTTTAGCTCCCACTCAATTAAAGAATAGTGATACACCCTCTTCCAGTTCTTGGCTGTCATGTGCAGCTACCTACAAATGTGGTCACAAAAAGTACAGGCCTTGTGAATTTGTTAGGGTAACTAAAAATTTCACCTCATTTGTCACGGGCGAGACTTTTGATATTAGACATTACTTGACATGTATGTTGACTCTTGTAGTTTATCTTATCAGTTGTTAACAATGTAAGctacaatacataggtctcacgaCCCGGGACGTGAATTTCTGTATCAGGGAACATTTATCAACTATTACTATTAGCAGGTACTCCACCCCTTTGGTTCAACACTTTTCTAACGTCCATCAAAACAATTTAAGCACTTTTAGTTGGAATATCATTGAGAGAGTGTTTAAACCTAAAAGAGGGGGGACCTATGCCAAATACTGCTGCACCTTAActagtccaccgcctctgaggttgtggacataaatccgcccgatcctatatgttcgggctgattgacaccccctgcttgcggccgtgaatctgcagggggcggcattgcgcaagcagtttactagaattgcttgtgcaatgttaaatgctaacagcatatgctgtcagcattcagcgatgtctggcggacatgatacactacagcgtattatgtccaccagacattgataattcggcccctatgtcttaaGTATAAGTATGTGATCCTTTTAGCTAGTATTATTATATCCTTGATGAAAACAGCTTATGTTGTTTTTGTAGCTTACACTGTTCTGTATAAACTTTGTGCATTTTGAGTAAATCTAATGAT
This genomic stretch from Bombina bombina isolate aBomBom1 chromosome 4, aBomBom1.pri, whole genome shotgun sequence harbors:
- the LOC128656916 gene encoding interleukin-17A-like; translated protein: MPMVKHGGDSIMLCWYFSETGTGGLARVEEKLSPAKYRDIFNENLFHIPLLLVMLGASIIVSVHGVDLHHLNKGCPPRSMAFPPVVRVSLNISGQVHNVANDIRKRSTSPWEYSLDIDQNRYPHVIAEAKCQHDGCLDSEGNVDFSMNSIPIRQEMLVLRRELRGCNYNFKLAKKIVTVGCTCVRPIIQHIM